A genomic segment from Armatimonadota bacterium encodes:
- a CDS encoding oxidoreductase codes for MPKFRVGFIGTGRKPERPSRLGFAMAYAHAEGYKNLPDCELVACADIIEENARAFAATYGITSVYTSHREMLEKEQLDIVSICTWPMTHAQLVIDCAVAGVKAVHCEKPMDYTWGAARLMAQECERRGVRLTFNHQRRFGKPFRMAKKLLDEGVVGALVRVEFGAGNLYDYGSHNFDMCNYFNNESPAEWVIAQIDYRTENLIFGTHNENQAYALWKYPNGVWGVASTGAGAKLVGAHHRIIGSDGLIELGSMEPGAPALRYRRFGKGEWEVVDCGNEDMHGPGYIDRAIADIVAALREGRESELCARNALNATEIIFACYESVRRRGRVDLPLTITDNPLVDLIERGEIQPESEG; via the coding sequence ATGCCGAAGTTTCGGGTTGGCTTCATCGGCACAGGGCGCAAACCGGAGCGTCCCAGCCGTCTCGGTTTCGCAATGGCATACGCCCATGCCGAGGGTTACAAGAATCTGCCAGATTGTGAGCTGGTCGCTTGCGCAGACATTATCGAAGAGAACGCAAGAGCCTTTGCCGCCACTTACGGCATTACCAGCGTCTACACCAGCCACCGGGAGATGCTGGAAAAGGAGCAACTGGACATCGTCAGCATCTGTACCTGGCCTATGACGCACGCCCAGCTGGTGATAGATTGCGCGGTGGCAGGTGTGAAAGCGGTTCATTGTGAAAAGCCGATGGACTACACCTGGGGCGCAGCGCGACTGATGGCACAGGAGTGCGAGAGGCGTGGGGTACGGCTGACCTTCAACCACCAGCGACGCTTTGGCAAGCCCTTCCGCATGGCGAAAAAGCTGCTGGATGAGGGTGTGGTAGGCGCATTAGTGCGCGTGGAGTTTGGCGCGGGGAACCTGTACGACTACGGCTCACACAACTTCGACATGTGCAACTACTTCAATAACGAATCTCCCGCCGAGTGGGTGATAGCGCAGATTGATTATCGCACGGAGAATCTCATCTTCGGCACGCACAACGAGAATCAGGCGTACGCCCTGTGGAAATATCCCAACGGCGTGTGGGGAGTGGCATCCACAGGTGCGGGCGCGAAGCTGGTGGGAGCGCATCATCGTATCATCGGCAGCGATGGGTTGATCGAACTGGGTAGTATGGAACCCGGCGCGCCCGCGCTGCGATACCGCCGATTCGGCAAAGGCGAATGGGAAGTGGTGGACTGCGGCAATGAGGATATGCACGGCCCAGGCTATATCGACCGCGCCATCGCCGACATTGTGGCTGCTTTGCGTGAGGGACGTGAGTCCGAACTGTGTGCCCGCAACGCACTGAACGCCACCGAGATCATCTTCGCCTGCTACGAATCGGTGCGTCGGCGCGGACGGGTGGACCTGCCGCTGACTATTACGGACAATCCGCTGGTGGACTTGATAGAGCGGGGAGAGATACAGCCTGAATCCGAAGGATAG